Proteins encoded by one window of Methanobacterium sp. CWC-01:
- a CDS encoding phenylacetate--CoA ligase family protein has protein sequence MIWNEEAECMNQERREELQLKRLQEVVKRAYENVPHYKNRLDQAGVKPDDIRTLKDIEKLPFTTKEDLRESYPFGMFAVPPREIVEIHTSSGTTGKPVVSGYTRKDLDTWSEVMARGLTMFGADPDDIIQNTHGYGLFTGGFGVHYGAQKIGCTVIPISTGQTKRQIEIMEDFKSSVVIVTPSYGLYLAEVAVEEGLDTRSLKLKAIGFGAEMWTEGMRQELQNRFHAPAYNIYGLTEIMGPGIALECPEQDGLHVMEDHFYPEIIDPETHENLSEGETGELVLTNLTREGMPIIRFRTKDLTALRRKKCSCGRTLVKMDRITGRTDDMLKVRGVAVFPSQVEKALLKIDGIEPHYQIIVTRPQHLDEMEVKVEASPELFSDEVKELVGTKKKIENYIHDEVGLRVNVTLVEPKTIPRSEGKAVRVFDKRKFDN, from the coding sequence ATGATCTGGAATGAAGAAGCAGAATGTATGAATCAGGAGAGAAGGGAAGAACTACAACTTAAAAGACTGCAGGAAGTTGTCAAAAGAGCCTATGAAAATGTGCCTCACTATAAAAACCGTCTGGATCAGGCCGGAGTGAAACCGGATGATATAAGGACTCTGAAAGATATTGAAAAACTCCCCTTCACCACCAAAGAAGATTTAAGGGAGAGCTACCCCTTTGGAATGTTTGCCGTACCCCCTCGAGAAATCGTGGAGATACACACCTCCTCCGGAACCACCGGGAAACCCGTGGTATCTGGTTATACCCGTAAAGACCTGGATACCTGGTCGGAGGTTATGGCTCGTGGTCTTACCATGTTCGGAGCAGATCCGGACGATATAATACAGAACACCCATGGTTATGGTCTTTTTACAGGAGGTTTTGGAGTGCACTACGGCGCCCAGAAAATCGGCTGCACAGTAATCCCCATCAGCACCGGTCAGACCAAAAGGCAGATAGAGATCATGGAGGACTTTAAGAGCAGCGTAGTTATTGTCACACCCTCCTATGGCCTTTACCTGGCAGAAGTGGCCGTGGAGGAAGGTCTGGATACCAGGAGTTTGAAGCTGAAGGCCATCGGTTTTGGGGCTGAGATGTGGACGGAGGGAATGCGGCAGGAACTGCAGAACCGTTTCCATGCCCCGGCATATAATATTTATGGCCTGACCGAGATCATGGGACCGGGAATTGCCCTGGAATGCCCGGAACAGGACGGGCTGCACGTCATGGAGGACCATTTCTATCCGGAGATCATTGATCCCGAGACCCATGAAAACCTGAGTGAAGGAGAAACAGGGGAATTGGTACTTACCAACCTCACCCGGGAGGGAATGCCCATAATCCGTTTCAGAACCAAGGATTTAACCGCACTACGCCGTAAGAAATGTTCCTGTGGCCGTACTCTGGTTAAGATGGACCGTATCACCGGCCGTACCGATGACATGCTTAAAGTGAGGGGAGTGGCGGTGTTCCCCTCCCAGGTGGAGAAGGCCCTCCTCAAGATCGATGGCATAGAACCACACTACCAGATCATCGTAACCCGGCCTCAGCACCTGGACGAGATGGAGGTAAAGGTAGAAGCCTCTCCTGAACTCTTTTCAGACGAGGTTAAGGAGCTGGTAGGCACCAAGAAGAAAATTGAGAATTATATTCACGATGAAGTAGGTTTACGGGTTAATGTAACCCTGGTAGAACCCAAAACAATTCCCAGAAGTGAAGGAAAGGCAGTTAGGGTTTTTGATAAGAGGAAATTTGATAATTAA
- a CDS encoding MBL fold metallo-hydrolase — protein sequence MQLLQFPYHNRGIKDWKEVFQHSRPVTLEVFITGTVAINRKGSVNPAHPRAASVEEEELEVPILAYWIHHEKKGDYLLDAGLDASYYGDLYGGLEGSEVDQFHQEKDENIAYHLKARGIRLEGVFFSHLHADHTAGQRELPKDIPYVVAKGEYDDYYPELHGDFLEGLEVLHEIDFSRADEMPPLGPSVDLLGDGSLWAILTPGHTRKHLSFLVNGYGGPIFLTMDAAFIRKNLDRGVAPSDYTWDVEMAQETLEKIMEFLRECPEVRVRVGHEL from the coding sequence ATGCAACTTTTACAATTTCCTTACCATAACCGAGGGATAAAAGATTGGAAGGAAGTCTTCCAACATTCCCGGCCTGTCACCCTGGAAGTCTTCATTACTGGTACGGTGGCCATCAACCGAAAGGGGTCCGTCAATCCTGCACATCCTCGGGCTGCATCTGTTGAGGAGGAGGAACTGGAAGTTCCCATCCTGGCCTACTGGATTCATCACGAAAAGAAAGGAGATTATCTTCTGGATGCCGGGCTGGATGCTTCTTACTACGGGGATCTCTACGGTGGATTGGAAGGTTCCGAAGTGGACCAGTTTCATCAAGAAAAGGATGAGAACATTGCATACCATCTCAAGGCTAGGGGAATTCGTCTTGAAGGAGTTTTCTTCAGCCATCTCCATGCCGATCACACAGCCGGGCAGCGGGAACTTCCAAAAGACATTCCCTACGTGGTGGCTAAGGGAGAATATGATGATTACTATCCGGAATTGCATGGAGACTTTCTGGAGGGACTGGAGGTTTTACATGAAATAGACTTCTCCCGAGCAGATGAAATGCCTCCTCTGGGCCCCAGTGTAGATCTCTTGGGTGACGGATCTCTGTGGGCTATTTTAACGCCGGGACACACCAGGAAGCACCTGTCTTTCCTGGTAAACGGTTATGGAGGTCCTATTTTTTTAACTATGGATGCTGCCTTTATCCGGAAGAACCTGGACCGGGGAGTGGCTCCCAGTGACTACACCTGGGACGTGGAGATGGCCCAGGAGACTCTGGAGAAGATCATGGAATTTTTAAGGGAGTGTCCGGAGGTTAGGGTGCGGGTGGGGCATGAGCTTTAA
- a CDS encoding PsbP-related protein → MLEPSRKKPDKSKKDFVSKAARMLKPPKKRVDERKSPPKKSLGKKSPTSRKDLLSQKVQEKRGYISANRRLFFILTVVICLVVAFALYSGSEAGNETNTNQTNNSQANTTFNIYNDENITFNYPLNWNLSEEVESPVMVTVYKDNNNLLSVFSEDLGNMTLHDKLVEWKANLLQTSNITYEQAITVDNARAYDVESSIQSDSTTYVTRGVAFEKNRRVYFLVFVFNQSLLNYKDDMELILNSFHVKESS, encoded by the coding sequence GTGCTAGAACCTTCCAGGAAAAAACCGGATAAAAGTAAGAAAGATTTCGTATCCAAGGCAGCCCGGATGCTAAAACCTCCCAAGAAGAGGGTGGATGAGCGAAAAAGTCCTCCAAAGAAAAGTTTAGGCAAGAAAAGCCCAACATCCCGTAAGGATCTTCTCTCCCAGAAGGTTCAGGAAAAAAGGGGCTATATATCGGCCAATCGCAGGTTATTTTTTATTCTAACGGTAGTTATTTGCCTGGTGGTAGCATTTGCCCTGTATTCAGGTTCTGAAGCTGGGAATGAAACCAACACCAACCAGACCAACAATTCCCAGGCCAATACCACCTTTAATATTTATAATGACGAGAATATAACCTTCAATTATCCCTTAAATTGGAATTTATCCGAGGAAGTAGAGTCTCCCGTGATGGTGACGGTGTATAAGGATAATAATAATCTTCTCTCAGTTTTTTCTGAAGATTTGGGAAATATGACCCTCCATGATAAGCTGGTGGAGTGGAAGGCCAACCTCCTCCAGACCAGCAACATCACCTATGAACAGGCCATAACTGTGGACAATGCCCGGGCCTATGATGTGGAATCCAGTATCCAGAGCGATTCCACCACCTACGTCACCCGGGGGGTGGCCTTTGAAAAGAATAGAAGGGTTTACTTTTTGGTTTTTGTATTTAATCAGTCACTCTTAAACTATAAGGACGATATGGAGCTTATTTTAAACAGTTTCCACGTTAAGGAGTCCAGCTAA
- a CDS encoding sodium:solute symporter family protein, protein MDLLILSVVVLIYLSMIGYVGYIAWKRTRSADDYMVAGRKTHPYIMALSYGATFISTAAIVGFGGTAANYGMGILWLVFLNIIVGIFIAFVFFGKRTRRMGHNLNALTFPEFLSRRFNSRFIQYFSGAIIFIGMPLYASVVLIGMARFVETTLSIDYNIALIVMAIIVAAYVTFGGIRGVMYTDALQGTIMFFGMLFLLGGIYYLLGGVTDANQALTNLVNIVPQSATAKATATGFTGWTSMPALGSPFWWTLVSSLILGVGIGVLSQPQLVVRFMTVKSNRELNRAVLIGGVFIFVTTFSAYVVGSLSNVYFFELTGLTAVQAAGGNLDKVIPTFISAAMPLWFAYLFMITLLSAAMSTLSAQVHVQGTALGHDIYETIRGEKKKGSSVVIARMGILVAVVIAVILGFILPPSIIAVGTSMWFGITAAAFLSMYVVALFWKRATKAGAIAGLVGGSLMSLFWLLFGFKKSAEAVGICQALTGKAVIITTLPWPTVDPIVMSLPIAALLTVVVSLLTKPPEKEHVDKCFAGIDANKGK, encoded by the coding sequence ATGGACTTGCTGATATTAAGTGTCGTAGTTTTGATCTATCTTTCAATGATAGGATATGTGGGTTACATAGCCTGGAAACGTACTAGAAGTGCCGATGACTACATGGTGGCCGGTCGTAAGACCCACCCCTACATCATGGCCCTGAGTTATGGGGCAACATTCATAAGTACCGCTGCTATCGTTGGTTTCGGTGGCACGGCGGCTAATTATGGTATGGGTATTCTCTGGCTGGTCTTTCTCAACATCATCGTAGGAATCTTCATTGCATTTGTCTTTTTTGGGAAAAGAACCCGACGAATGGGGCACAATCTCAACGCCTTAACCTTCCCGGAATTTTTATCCCGTCGTTTTAACAGTCGCTTCATCCAGTACTTCTCCGGGGCCATCATCTTCATTGGAATGCCCCTCTACGCATCGGTGGTCCTGATCGGTATGGCCCGGTTCGTGGAGACTACCCTCAGCATAGACTATAACATTGCTCTTATAGTAATGGCCATCATCGTAGCTGCCTACGTTACATTCGGTGGAATAAGAGGGGTAATGTACACTGATGCCCTGCAGGGGACCATCATGTTCTTTGGAATGCTGTTCCTCCTGGGGGGAATCTACTATCTGCTGGGTGGAGTTACCGATGCCAACCAGGCCCTCACTAACCTAGTTAACATTGTACCCCAGAGTGCCACGGCCAAGGCCACCGCCACTGGATTCACAGGCTGGACCTCCATGCCGGCCCTGGGAAGCCCATTCTGGTGGACCTTAGTATCCAGTTTAATACTGGGGGTGGGGATTGGAGTGCTATCCCAGCCCCAACTGGTGGTACGGTTCATGACCGTTAAATCCAACCGGGAGCTCAACCGGGCAGTCTTAATAGGAGGTGTGTTCATATTCGTCACCACCTTCTCGGCCTATGTGGTGGGCTCCCTATCCAACGTGTACTTCTTCGAACTAACCGGTCTCACTGCGGTTCAGGCGGCGGGAGGTAATCTGGACAAGGTGATACCCACTTTCATCTCAGCCGCTATGCCTCTATGGTTCGCTTATCTGTTCATGATCACCCTTTTATCCGCGGCCATGTCCACCTTATCGGCCCAGGTACACGTCCAGGGGACCGCCCTTGGCCATGATATTTATGAAACCATACGGGGAGAGAAGAAAAAGGGTTCATCAGTAGTTATAGCCCGAATGGGAATTCTGGTAGCGGTAGTTATAGCTGTTATCCTGGGATTCATCCTGCCTCCCAGCATCATCGCGGTGGGAACTTCCATGTGGTTTGGAATCACAGCCGCGGCCTTCTTATCCATGTACGTAGTGGCATTATTCTGGAAACGGGCCACCAAAGCCGGCGCCATTGCAGGACTGGTGGGTGGAAGTTTAATGAGTCTTTTCTGGCTACTGTTTGGCTTCAAAAAATCAGCCGAAGCAGTGGGAATATGCCAGGCCCTAACCGGTAAAGCGGTGATCATCACCACCCTACCCTGGCCCACAGTAGATCCCATAGTCATGTCTCTGCCCATTGCAGCTCTGTTAACGGTGGTGGTAAGTCTCCTAACCAAACCTCCTGAGAAAGAACACGTGGACAAGTGTTTTGCTGGAATAGATGCAAATAAAGGTAAATAG
- a CDS encoding ACT domain-containing protein has protein sequence MKIKQLSIFLENRKGRMRKALDVLEKGKVSIRALSLADTSDFGILRLIVPEPGKTKNLLENNDFIVKTGEVIAVRMVDEPGSLGKILGILDENDINLSYLYAFVAKENMAIVLLHPENINAGIKALESGGADLISAQEIYNL, from the coding sequence TTGAAAATAAAACAACTATCCATATTTTTGGAGAACAGGAAAGGACGAATGCGAAAAGCACTTGATGTTCTGGAAAAGGGCAAAGTGAGTATCAGAGCACTTTCACTGGCAGATACCTCTGATTTTGGTATTTTAAGACTTATCGTCCCTGAACCAGGGAAAACTAAAAATTTACTGGAAAATAATGATTTCATAGTTAAAACCGGGGAGGTCATTGCCGTTAGAATGGTGGACGAACCGGGAAGTTTGGGTAAGATCCTGGGAATCCTGGATGAGAACGATATAAATCTTTCCTACCTCTACGCCTTCGTGGCCAAGGAGAATATGGCCATTGTCCTTTTACACCCGGAAAACATTAATGCCGGTATAAAAGCCCTGGAAAGTGGTGGAGCGGATCTGATCTCTGCTCAGGAGATTTACAATCTTTAG
- a CDS encoding indolepyruvate oxidoreductase subunit beta: MKAYSIYISGVGGQGIIKTSVVIGEAAMKTGQVVVMSEIHGMAQRGGGVSTELKIGHAHSSIIADGTADLLLAFEPLEALRALPKISKNTRVVMNTSRILPFNIQGSELPYPPLEDILEEMCSKSQEVKALDAVKVATQAGHILAMNMVMLGAALTVPGFPLDKKTLMESMKANLPERTVPINTRAFEQGFGTFS, encoded by the coding sequence ATGAAGGCTTACAGTATCTACATCTCCGGTGTTGGGGGTCAGGGGATTATTAAAACCTCGGTGGTAATCGGGGAGGCGGCCATGAAAACCGGCCAGGTGGTGGTGATGAGTGAAATACATGGAATGGCCCAGAGGGGGGGTGGAGTATCCACCGAACTCAAGATAGGCCACGCTCACAGCTCCATCATAGCCGATGGAACTGCAGACCTGCTTTTGGCCTTCGAACCATTGGAGGCACTCCGGGCTCTTCCCAAGATCAGCAAGAACACCCGGGTGGTTATGAACACCTCCAGGATTCTCCCCTTCAATATTCAGGGCAGTGAACTTCCATATCCTCCATTGGAAGATATACTGGAGGAAATGTGTTCCAAATCCCAGGAAGTTAAAGCCCTGGATGCCGTGAAAGTGGCCACCCAGGCCGGACACATCCTGGCCATGAACATGGTTATGCTGGGCGCAGCATTAACCGTACCAGGATTTCCCCTGGATAAAAAAACCCTGATGGAATCCATGAAGGCTAACCTTCCGGAGAGGACTGTTCCCATCAATACCCGGGCCTTTGAGCAAGGTTTTGGAACCTTCAGTTAA